The Anas acuta chromosome 7, bAnaAcu1.1, whole genome shotgun sequence genome has a window encoding:
- the GHITM gene encoding growth hormone-inducible transmembrane protein → MLAARLVCLRTLPCQALRPTITQASPALRNSGIKAYQLWQPNQCYATRVRTGVRRGKIGQEIKEAAFEPSAETALKVDRLGKFVVAGGAAVGLGALCYYGMGMSSEIGAIEKAVIWPQYVKDRIHSTYMYFAGSIGLTAMSAVAVSRSPALMSLMTKGSWLAIGATFAAMIGAGMLVRSISYENSPAAKHLAWMMHSGVMGAVVAPLAFLGGPLLIRAAWYTAGIVGGLSTVAMCAPSEKFLNMGGPLGIGLGFVLASSIGSMFLPPTSAFGAGLYSVAVYGGLVLFGMFLLYDTQHVIKRAETLPYYGVTKYDPINACMGIYTDTLNIFIRVATMLAGGGGGRRK, encoded by the exons ATGTTGGCTGCAAGGCTGGTGTGCCTGAGGACGTTACCATGCCAGGCGTTGCGCCCCACCATTACTCAGGCTTCCCCAGCATTGAGGAATTCCGGTATAAAAGCATACCAGCTGTGGCAGCCTAACCAG TGTTATGCCACTAGAGTAAGAACCGGCGTAAGGCGTGGGAAGATTGGCCAGGAAATTAAAGAAGCAGCGTTTGAACCATCTGCAGAAACTGCGCTTAAAG TTGATCGTCTGGGAAAATTCGTTGttgctggaggggctgctgtTGGCCTGGGGGCCCTCTGTTACTATGGAATGGGCATGTCCAGTGAGATTGGAGCTATTGAAAAAGCCGT tatttggcCACAGTATGTGAAAGACAGAATTCACTCTACTTACATGTACTTTGCGGGAAGCATTGGCTTGACAGCAATGTCAGCTGTTGCAGTAAGCAGATCTCCGGCACTCATGAGCCTTATGACAAAAGGCTCCTGGCTG GCAATAGGTGCAACTTTCGCTGCTATGATTGGTGCTGGAATGTTGGTCAGGTCCATATCCTATGAAAATAGTCCAGCAGCTAAACATCTTGCTTGGATGATGCATTCAG GTGTCATGGGTGCGGTGGTGGCGCCACTAGCCTTCTTGGGTGGTCCTCTGCTGATCAGAGCTGCCTGGTACACAGCTGGAATTGTCGGAGGGCTCTCAACTGTGGCCATGTGTGCTCCAAGTGAAAAATTTTTGAACATGGGAGGACCGCTTGGAATAGGCTTAGGCTTTGTTCTGGCCTCTTCAATTG GGTCCATGTTCTTGCCTCCTACTTCTGCTTTTGGGGCTGGCTTGTATTCAGTAGCTGTGTATGGTGGATTGGTACTCTTTGGCATGTTTCTGCTGTACGATACACAGCATGTCATCAAGCGTGCAGAGACTCTTCCCTATTACGGAGTGACCAAGTATGACCCAATCAATGC gTGCATGGGTATCTACACAGATACACTGAACATCTTCATTCGGGTGGCTACCATGCTtgctggtggtggaggtggCCGTAGGAAGTAA
- the GPR15LG gene encoding protein GPR15LG: MKLLALYGFLFVLLLCLNAFTAEGRKVKKVCCSKLAKVNKKATKGVPPKLAPVQIRKHCKPCAQPDPLRIPGPLPRLK; encoded by the exons ATGAAGCTCCTGGCACTCtatggctttttgtttgtcttaCTTTTGTGCCTCAATGCCTTTACTGCAGAAG GTCGGAAGGTTAAAAAAGTCTGCTGTTCAAAACTAGCCAAAGTCAACAAAAAGGCAACTAAAG GTGTGCCTCCCAAGTTGGCTCCAGTGCAAATAAGGAAACACTGCAAGCCTTGTGCTCAGCCAGACCCTCTGCGGATTCCTGGACCCCTTCCGCGGTTAAAATAA